The following is a genomic window from Blattabacterium cuenoti.
TCATTTTCCTCATTATCATATAATAAAATATTATTATCAATAACATTATAATTAAATCCATCAATATTTGCATAGATTGCAAAAAAAGAATAAATATTATGAAGTGTTCCAAAAAATTTATTAATTACTATATTAATTTCCTTTTTATTAAATTTTAAATTATCCCAAGGTTCAGAACTAAATATAATATACCAACGAATTGCATCTGCTCCGTATTCATTAATTAAATGAAAAGGATTAATAGTATTTCCCTTACTTTTTGACATTTTTTTACCTTTTTCATCTAATATTAATCCAGTAGATAAAACAGTTTTATATGCAATAGAATTAAATAATAAAGAACTAATAGTATGTAATGTAAAAAACCATCCTCGTATTTGATCTGTTCCTTCTGCAATAAAATCTGCTGGAAATAAAATATTTTGATCTATTAATGTTTTATTTTCAAATGGATAATGATATTGTGCATATGGCATAGCTCCAGAATCAAACCAAACATCTATTAACTCTGGATATCTAGTCATAGGCAAGCCATTTTTAGATACTAGAATTATTTGATCTAAAAATGGTGTATGCAAATCTATGTTTTCATAATTTTCATTACTCATATTTCCTGGAATAAATTTATGTAAAACATTTTTTTTCATTAATCCATACTTAATAGATTTTTCTATTTCTAAATATAATTCTTCTATTGAGCCTATTACTATATTTTCTGTCCCATCTTTAGTTCTCCAAATTGGCATAGGAGTCCCCCAATATCTAGAACGAGATAAATTCCAATCTTTTACATTATTTAACCAAGATTCAAAACGTTTGTTTCCAATATATTTTGGAACCCAATGAATTTTTTGATTCAAATTAATCAATTTATTTTTCATGTGATTAGTTCGTATAAACCAAGAATCTAACGGATAATAAATAATTGGTTTATTAGTTCGCCAACAATGTGGATAATTATGAGTATATTGATATGCTTTAAATAATTGATTGTTATCTTTTAAAAGATTAATAATTTGTTTATCTATTGATAATAATTGATGTTCTTGTTTTTGTAAATAAATATTAAATTTTTTATTAAATTCTTGTTTTATATATTTTCCACTAAACATAGTGGGGCAATTTTTTAAGAATTTTCCTTTTAAATCAACTAATGGAACTGGTATATTTTTTTCATTTAATACTAAAATAGAAGGTAAATTATGTTTTATAGCAATTTCAAAATCATCGATTCCAAATGTTGGAGCTATATGAACAATTCCAGTTCCTTCTTTTGTATTTACATAGTTATCTCCATTTACCACTTTAAAAGCATTTTTCTTTTTTGAAGAAGGAAAAGGAGGAAACCATGGAAATAATTGTTCATATTTTGATCCAATTAAATCTTTGCCTTTAAATTTATATAAAATACAATAAGGTATTTTATTATTTTTAATTGATAATTTATTAATATCATTATAATTAATAACTTTATAATATTTTTCTATTGGCAATATTTTATTAATTAAATTTTCATAAAAAATTATATTTTCTATTTTATCATTATTATTTATAGCAACTAATAAATAATATATATCAGATTTAATAGCTAACGCTATATTAGAAGGTAAAGTCCATGGAGTTGTAGTCCATGAAAGAAAATATATTTTACCTACAATATTATTACTAATTTTACTTGGTATTGGTAAAGAATCTTTTTTAGATGTTAATTTAAAAATAGGAGTTAAAGTAGTAATTTCTTTATATGCTCCTGGAAAATTTAATTCATGATAACTTAATCCAGTTCCAGCAGCTGGTGAATAAGGTTGAATAGTCATTCCCCTATATATTAAATTATTTTTATATAATTTTTTAATTAACCACCAAATAGTTTCTATATATTTTGTATTATAAGTAATAAATGTATTATTATGATTTAACCAAAATCCTATTTTTTTTGTAAAATCAACCCATTTTTTTATTGATTTATTAACTAAAGATTTACAAGTATTATTATATGTATTTATACTAATCTTTTTTCCTATATGATCTTTATTGATTCCTATTTGTTTTTCTACACTTAATTCAATTGGTAATCCATGTGTATCCCAACCAGGATTGATAATAATTATTTTACCTTTTAGGGCATAATATCTACAAAAAATATCTTTAATTGTTCTTGCTATAAAATGATGTATACCTGGATCTCCATTCATAGATGGAGGGCCTTCATATACAATATATAAAGACTTTCTACTATGATTAGAAATATTTTTATATTGAAAACGTTTTTGAAAAAAATTATTTTTTTCCCAAAAAAATAAAATTTCATTAGAAATTTTATTTAAATCTAAATTATTATATTCTTTAAATTTTATATTCATAAATAAAAAAATAATCTATTTATATTATATAAAACAATCTCCATTTTATGAATAAAAAAAAAAATACCCATTCAATAATAAAAAAGAACGAAACTCCATTAATGGAGCAATATAATGATATAAAATCTAAATATATAGATAGTATTTTATTATTTCAAGTAGGAGAATTTTATGAAATTTTTGGACAAGATGCAATTATTTGTTCTAAAATATTAAATATTGTTTTAACAAAACGATCAAATAATAATATTAAATTAGCTGGATTTCCATGTCATTCATTATCAACATTTTTACCAAAATTAATACAATCTGGATATCGTGTTGCTATTTGTGATCAAATAGAAACAAAAAAAGGCAAACATATAGTAAAAAGAGGTGTTACACAAATAGTAACTCCTGGTGTTATACTTGATGAAAATATTTTAAATAGAAAATCTAATAATTTTTTAGCATCTATATTTTTAAATAATAATAATATTGGATTAAGTTTTATAGATATTTCTACTGGAGAATTTTTTATAACAGAAGATACTCAAATTAATCTTTTACAATATTTAGAACGTTTTAAGCCAAGTGAAATTATTTTTCAAAAAACAGATCAACAATTATATAAAAAATTATTAAAATATCATTATTATACATATCCTATAGAAAATTGGATGTTTGATTATTCCTTGTCTTATGAAAAATTAACAGATCATTTTAAAACTAATTCATTAAAAGGATTTGGAATAGAAAATATGAAATTAGGAATAATAGCTTCTGGATCAATATTAAATTATTTATATAATAATCAATATACACAATTACATCATATTAATCATATAAAAAAAATTAAAAAAGAAAATCATATGTGGATTGATGATTTTACTTTTAAAAGTTTAGAAATATTTAATAGTCAAAATAAACAAGGCATATCTTTATTAGATGTAATTGATCAGACATTAACTCCTATGGGGAGTAGATTATTAAAACATTGGATATCTTTTCCATTAAAAAATATTTTACAAATTAAACAACGTCAAAATACAGTAAAAGAATTATATCTTAATAAATCACTATTATATTTTATTAGAACCAAATTAAAAGATATTTATGATATAGAAAGAATAATTTCTAAAATATCTATTGGCAAAATATCACCAAGAGAAATATTAACATTACATAAATCTATAATTGGGATTATACAAATACGAAAAAAAATATTATCATATAATCAAAAGGATTATAATAATTTATGTAAAATTATATCGTCATTTCAAAATATAGAATTTATATCTAATAAAGTTGTAAATCTTTTTCAACCAAATCCTCCACATAATATAGATAAAGGAAATATAATTGCTAATGGTGTTTCTCAAGAATTAGATAAAATACGATTAATGTACTTATCTCAAAAAGAATATTTAAATAAATTATGTGAAATAGAAAAATTAAAAACAGGAATTTCAACTTTAAAAATTGGATATCATAATTTATTTGGATTTTATTTTGAAATTAAAACTACAAATAAAAAACAAATTCCATCTTATTGGATCCTAAAACAAACATTAAGTAATGCTAAAAGATATATAACTGAAAAATTAAAAATTTTTGAACATAATATTTTAAATGCAGAACAAAAAATTATTTCTATAGAAAAAGAAATTTTTTATAACATAATTCAAAAAATGACAAAAGAAATTAAACCTTTACAAAAAAATGCAAAATTAATATCTGAATTAGATGTATTATGTTCTTTTTCTAAATCTGCATTAGATAATAATTATGAAAAACCAAATATTGATAATTCTTTAAAATTTTTTATAAAAGAAGGAAGACATCCAGTTATTGAAAAACAATTCCAATCTAAAATAGATTATATACCAAATGATATAATTTTAGATAAAAAAAAGCAACAAATTATGATTATAACTGGCCCTAACATGTCAGGAAAATCAGCTGTTTTACGACAAACTGCTATTATTATATTAATGGCACATATTGGTAGTTTTATTCCTGCTAAATATGCACAAATTGGATTAATAGATAGTTTATTTAGTAGAGTAGGTGCATCTGATAATATTTCTTTAGGAGAATCTACTTTTATGGTAGAAATGAATGAAACAGCAAATATATTAAACAATATTTCTAAAAGAAGTTTCATTATTTTAGATGAAATTGGAAGAGGAACTAGTACATATGATGGAATTTCAATAGCATGGGCAATTATTGAATTTTTACATCAAAAAGATTTAAAACCTCTTACACTATTTGCAACTCATTATCATGAATTAAATAATATAAATAATTATTTAAAAAGAACAAAAATATTTCATATTTCTATTAAAAAAAATCAGAATAATATTATTTTTATGCGCAAATTAATTTCTGGTGGATCTGAACATAGTTATGGAATTTATGTAGCAAAAAAATCTGGTATGCCTATATCAATAGTAATAAGAGCTAATGAATTACTAAAACAATTTACAAAAACAAAAAATTTTTTAAAAAAAAATACAATCAATGAGATTACTTTGGATGATATATATAAAAAAAAATGTCTTTTTTTGTTAAAAAAAATAATATATTGTTTACATTCAATAAAAAATATTAATAATATAACTACAGAAACCGCACATATTAAAATACAAGAAATAATAAATTTATTTAATAATAATTTGCGAGAATAGCTCAGTTGGTAGAGTACAACCTTGCCAAGGTTGGGGTCGCGGGTTCGAATCCCGTTTCTCGCTTTTATAAATGCCCAGGTGGTGGAACAGGTAGACACACAGGACTTAAAATCCTGTGATCATTATCGATCGTACGGGTTCAAATCCCGTCCTGGGTACTTTTAGAATTAAAATAATTTGGAGATTCTTTAGTTATGCTGACGCTATGTGGATGATTTTCTTTTAATCCAGAATTAGTAATTTTTACAAATCTTCCTTTTTTCATTAATTCTTGAATAGTAGTGACTCCACAATATCCCATTCCAGAACGTAATCCTCCACAAATTTGATAAATTATATCTTTAATTTTTCCTCTATAAGGAACTCTTGCTTCTATTCCTTCTGGTACATATTTTTCATTAAAATGTAAATATCTATCTTTACTTCCTCGATTCATAGCAATTAGAGACCCCATTCCTACATAAGTTTTAAATTTTCTACCTTGATAAATAATTTCTTCACCAGGAGCTTCATCTGTTCCAGCAAATAAACTACCAATCATTACAGCACTGGATCCTGCAGCAATAGCTTTAACAATATCACCAGAATATCTTATTCCTCCATCAGAAATGACATTAACATTTTTATCTTTAGCATATTTACAAACATCAAGTATAGCAGTAATTTGTGGCATTCCTACTCCAGAAATAACTCGTGTAGTACAAATAGATCCAGATCCAATTCCAACTTTTACAATTGTTGTTCCAACATCAATCATTTCTTTAGCACCTTCCATTGTGACTATATTTCCAGCAATTAATACAAGTTGTGGAAAATTATTTTTGATTTTTTTAATCATATCTAATACACATTTAGAATGTCCATG
Proteins encoded in this region:
- the ileS gene encoding isoleucine--tRNA ligase, which translates into the protein MNIKFKEYNNLDLNKISNEILFFWEKNNFFQKRFQYKNISNHSRKSLYIVYEGPPSMNGDPGIHHFIARTIKDIFCRYYALKGKIIIINPGWDTHGLPIELSVEKQIGINKDHIGKKISINTYNNTCKSLVNKSIKKWVDFTKKIGFWLNHNNTFITYNTKYIETIWWLIKKLYKNNLIYRGMTIQPYSPAAGTGLSYHELNFPGAYKEITTLTPIFKLTSKKDSLPIPSKISNNIVGKIYFLSWTTTPWTLPSNIALAIKSDIYYLLVAINNNDKIENIIFYENLINKILPIEKYYKVINYNDINKLSIKNNKIPYCILYKFKGKDLIGSKYEQLFPWFPPFPSSKKKNAFKVVNGDNYVNTKEGTGIVHIAPTFGIDDFEIAIKHNLPSILVLNEKNIPVPLVDLKGKFLKNCPTMFSGKYIKQEFNKKFNIYLQKQEHQLLSIDKQIINLLKDNNQLFKAYQYTHNYPHCWRTNKPIIYYPLDSWFIRTNHMKNKLINLNQKIHWVPKYIGNKRFESWLNNVKDWNLSRSRYWGTPMPIWRTKDGTENIVIGSIEELYLEIEKSIKYGLMKKNVLHKFIPGNMSNENYENIDLHTPFLDQIILVSKNGLPMTRYPELIDVWFDSGAMPYAQYHYPFENKTLIDQNILFPADFIAEGTDQIRGWFFTLHTISSLLFNSIAYKTVLSTGLILDEKGKKMSKSKGNTINPFHLINEYGADAIRWYIIFSSEPWDNLKFNKKEINIVINKFFGTLHNIYSFFAIYANIDGFNYNVIDNNILLYDNEENEENNDYKELDLWIISELNSMIKMVDYYYSKYNPTKAVRIIFSFVLNKLSNWYIRICRRRFWKENYTETKVTAYKILYNSLITVAKLSSPIIPFFAERIFLDLNSITKQDNFKSVHLSKFPTYNYHLINNQLEKKMILIQRITNLVFSLRKKNNIKIRQPLQRIIIGIKDKKNKIHFTKYANIFKMEINIKDVEIVDNIYNKYSNIIKKTIEPAYNLLGPKFGNLTQKIANIIKKLNTKDIEDFEKNQQYTIYLKGQNILLSIKDVKIINKCVKYWDILSNEDVTVALDLNISNSLLEEGIIRDLIRNIQKLRKINNCIVTEKILIIIYINNKKLIFIINKYKNYICKETLSNNLLIKEYNKNNVKQIGEKIILGKELIYIIIKKI
- the mutS gene encoding DNA mismatch repair protein MutS codes for the protein MNKKKNTHSIIKKNETPLMEQYNDIKSKYIDSILLFQVGEFYEIFGQDAIICSKILNIVLTKRSNNNIKLAGFPCHSLSTFLPKLIQSGYRVAICDQIETKKGKHIVKRGVTQIVTPGVILDENILNRKSNNFLASIFLNNNNIGLSFIDISTGEFFITEDTQINLLQYLERFKPSEIIFQKTDQQLYKKLLKYHYYTYPIENWMFDYSLSYEKLTDHFKTNSLKGFGIENMKLGIIASGSILNYLYNNQYTQLHHINHIKKIKKENHMWIDDFTFKSLEIFNSQNKQGISLLDVIDQTLTPMGSRLLKHWISFPLKNILQIKQRQNTVKELYLNKSLLYFIRTKLKDIYDIERIISKISIGKISPREILTLHKSIIGIIQIRKKILSYNQKDYNNLCKIISSFQNIEFISNKVVNLFQPNPPHNIDKGNIIANGVSQELDKIRLMYLSQKEYLNKLCEIEKLKTGISTLKIGYHNLFGFYFEIKTTNKKQIPSYWILKQTLSNAKRYITEKLKIFEHNILNAEQKIISIEKEIFYNIIQKMTKEIKPLQKNAKLISELDVLCSFSKSALDNNYEKPNIDNSLKFFIKEGRHPVIEKQFQSKIDYIPNDIILDKKKQQIMIITGPNMSGKSAVLRQTAIIILMAHIGSFIPAKYAQIGLIDSLFSRVGASDNISLGESTFMVEMNETANILNNISKRSFIILDEIGRGTSTYDGISIAWAIIEFLHQKDLKPLTLFATHYHELNNINNYLKRTKIFHISIKKNQNNIIFMRKLISGGSEHSYGIYVAKKSGMPISIVIRANELLKQFTKTKNFLKKNTINEITLDDIYKKKCLFLLKKIIYCLHSIKNINNITTETAHIKIQEIINLFNNNLRE